A single region of the Pan troglodytes isolate AG18354 chromosome 18, NHGRI_mPanTro3-v2.0_pri, whole genome shotgun sequence genome encodes:
- the PSKH1 gene encoding serine/threonine-protein kinase H1 — MGCGTSKVLPEPPKDVQLDLVKKVEPFSGTKSDVYKHFITEVDSVGPVKAGFPAASQYAHPCPGPPTAGHTEPPSEPPRRARVAKYRAKFDPRVTAKYDIKALIGRGSFSRVVRVEHRATRQPYAIKMIETKYREGREVCESELRVLRRVRHANIIQLVEVFETQERVYMVMELATGGELFDRIIAKGSFTERDATRVLQMVLDGVRYLHALGITHRDLKPENLLYYHPGTDSKIIITDFGLASARKKGDDCLMKTTCGTPEYIAPEVLVRKPYTNSVDMWALGVIAYILLSGTMPFEDDNRTRLYRQILRGKYSYSGEPWPSVSNLAKDFIDRLLTVDPGARMTALQALRHPWVVSMAASSSMKNLHRSISQNLLKRASSRCQSTKSAQSTRSSRSTRSNKSRRVRERELRELNLRYQQQYNG; from the exons ATGGGCTGTGGGACAAGCAAGGTCCTTCCCGAGCCACCCAAGGATGTCCAGCTGGATCTGGTCAAGAAGGTGGAGCCCTTCAGTGGCACTAAGAGTGACGTGTACAAGCACTTCATCACAGAGGTGGACAGTGTTGGCCCTGTCAAAGCCGGGTTCCCAGCAGCAAGTCAATATGCACACCCCTGCCCCGGTCCCCCGACTGCTGGCCACACGGAGCCTCCCTCAGAACCACCACGCAGGGCCAGGGTAGCTAAGTACAGGGCCAAGTTTGACCCACGTGTTACAGCTAAGTATGACATCAAGGCCCTAATTGGCCGAGGCAGCTTCAGCCGAGTGGTACGTGTAGAGCACCGGGCAACCCGGCAGCCGTATGCCATCAAGATGATTGAGACCAAGTACCGGGAGGGGCGGGAGGTGTGTGAGTCGGAGCTGCGTGTGCTGCGTCGGGTGCGTCATGCCAACATCATCCAGCTGGTGGAGGTGTTCGAGACGCAGGAGCGGGTGTACATGGTGATGGAGCTGGCCACTGGTGGAGAGCTCTTTGACCGCATCATTGCCAAGGGCTCCTTCACCGAGCGTGATGCCACGCGGGTGCTGCAGATGGTGCTGGATGGCGTCCGGTATCTGCATGCACTGGGCATCACACACCGAGACCTCAAACCTGAGAATCTGCTCTACTACCATCCAGGCACTGACTCCAAGATCATCATCACCGACTTCGGCCTGGCCAGTGCTCGCAAGAAGGGTGATGACTGCTTGATGAAGACCACCTGTGGCACGCCTGAGTACATTGCCCCAGAAGTCCTGGTCCGCAAGCCCTACACCAACTCAGTGGACATGTGGGCGCTGGGCGTCATTGCCTACATCCTACTCAGTGGCACCATGCCGTTTGAGGATGACAACCGTACCCGGCTGTACCGGCAGATCCTCAGGGGCAAGTACAGTTACTCTGGGGAG CCCTGGCCTAGTGTGTCCAACCTGGCCAAGGACTTCATTGACCGCCTGCTGACAGTGGACCCTGGAGCCCGTATGACTGCACTGCAGGCCCTGAGGCACCCGTGGGTGGTGAGCATGGCTGCCTCTTCATCCATGAAGAACCTGCACCGCTCCATATCCCAGAACCTCCTTAAACGTGCCTCCTCGCGCTGCCAGAGCACCAAATCTGCCCAGTCCACGCGTTCCAGCCGCTCCACACGCTCCAATAAGTCACGCCGTGTGCGGGAACGGGAGCTGCGGGAGCTCAACCTGCGCTACCAGCAGCAATACAATGGCTGA